A window of the Pseudomonas gozinkensis genome harbors these coding sequences:
- the xdhA gene encoding xanthine dehydrogenase small subunit, with protein sequence MIQFLLNQELRSEHALDPNLTVLNYLREHVGKSGTKEGCASGDCGACTVVVGELQTDDDGREHIRYRSLNSCLTFVSSLHGKQLISVEDLKHKGELHSVQKAMVECHGSQCGFCTPGFVMSLFALQKNSDAPDHAKAHEALAGNLCRCTGYRPILAAAEQSCCGKQPDQFDAREAETISRLKSIAPTSIGELNSGDKRCLVPLTVADLADLYDAYPQARLLAGGTDLALEVTQFHRTLPVMIYVGNVAEMKRIETFEDRIEIGAATALSDCYEALNAEYPDFGELLHRFASLQIRNQGTLGGNIGNASPIGDSPPLLIALGAQIVLCKGDTRRTLALEDYFIDYRVTARQESEFIEKIIVPRATAEQRFRAYKVSKRLDDDISAVCAAFNLRVENGVITDARVAFGGMAAIPKRAAHCEAVLLGQPFNNAVVERACTALGEDFTPLSDFRASKEYRLLSAQNLLRKYFIELQTPHIETRVTAYV encoded by the coding sequence GTGATCCAGTTTTTACTTAACCAGGAACTCCGTAGCGAGCACGCCCTGGACCCGAACCTGACTGTGCTCAACTACCTGCGCGAACACGTGGGTAAATCCGGCACCAAAGAAGGCTGCGCCAGCGGTGACTGCGGCGCGTGTACGGTGGTGGTCGGCGAGTTGCAGACGGATGACGATGGCCGCGAGCACATTCGCTATCGCAGCCTCAACTCGTGCCTGACGTTCGTTTCGTCGCTGCACGGCAAGCAATTGATCAGCGTCGAAGACCTCAAGCACAAGGGCGAACTGCACAGCGTGCAGAAAGCCATGGTCGAGTGCCACGGTTCGCAGTGCGGTTTCTGCACCCCCGGTTTCGTGATGTCGTTGTTCGCCCTGCAAAAGAACAGCGATGCACCGGATCATGCCAAGGCCCACGAAGCGCTGGCCGGCAACCTCTGCCGCTGCACCGGCTACCGGCCGATCCTGGCCGCCGCCGAACAATCCTGCTGCGGCAAGCAACCGGATCAGTTCGACGCCCGTGAAGCGGAAACCATCTCCCGCCTCAAATCCATTGCCCCGACGTCGATCGGCGAGCTCAACAGCGGCGACAAACGCTGCCTGGTGCCGCTGACCGTGGCCGATCTGGCCGACCTCTACGACGCTTATCCACAAGCCCGACTGCTGGCCGGCGGCACCGATCTGGCGCTGGAAGTCACCCAGTTCCACCGCACCCTGCCGGTGATGATATACGTCGGCAATGTCGCCGAAATGAAGCGCATCGAAACCTTCGAAGACCGCATCGAAATCGGCGCCGCCACCGCCCTCTCCGACTGCTACGAAGCGTTGAACGCCGAGTATCCGGACTTCGGCGAACTGCTGCACCGCTTCGCCTCCCTGCAAATCCGCAACCAGGGCACCCTGGGCGGCAACATCGGCAACGCCTCGCCGATCGGTGACTCACCACCGCTGCTGATCGCCCTCGGCGCGCAGATCGTGCTGTGCAAGGGCGATACCCGCCGCACGCTGGCCCTCGAGGATTACTTCATCGATTACCGGGTCACTGCGCGTCAGGAAAGCGAGTTCATCGAGAAAATCATCGTCCCTCGCGCCACGGCCGAGCAGCGCTTTCGCGCGTACAAAGTCTCCAAGCGTCTGGACGATGACATTTCTGCCGTCTGCGCCGCGTTCAACCTGCGCGTCGAAAACGGTGTGATCACCGACGCCCGCGTCGCCTTCGGCGGCATGGCCGCGATCCCGAAACGCGCCGCTCACTGTGAAGCCGTGCTGCTCGGCCAGCCATTCAACAACGCTGTGGTCGAACGTGCCTGCACCGCGCTGGGCGAGGATTTCACTCCGCTCTCGGACTTCCGGGCCAGCAAGGAATATCGCCTGCTCAGCGCGCAGAACCTGCTGCGCAAATACTTCATCGAACTGCAAACACCGCACATCGAGACTCGGGTGACCGCTTATGTCTAA
- a CDS encoding zinc-binding metallopeptidase family protein produces the protein MYRFFEQLSSRIVAPFMGESSRNSKVWPCRCGQSLFFRNSQCLACNAALGYQPEHSRLTSLQPGPQEGTWTLDVDPEAGLFRRCANLDAPAACNWLLPANDHDTLCAACDLNRTIPDLSVPENPERWRKVEIAKRRLVAQLISLGLPVVPKTVDEATGLAFDFIGVDLQGNAPMTGHANGLITLDIEEADDAHREQVRAQMHEPYRTLLGHFRHEVGHYYWDRLIDNGPWLGSFRNLFGDECANYAEALERHYQQGAPADWSQHYVSAYATMHPWEDWAETWAHYLHMMDAVDTALGFGMSAREMDLDYQPFPSSTLYDPEHPGGAAFLSFVNAWIELAGMLNELSRSMGQPDFYPFVLPPAAIAKLHFIHLVIQQEGGRADEVLQAQ, from the coding sequence ATGTACCGCTTTTTCGAGCAGCTCAGTTCCCGCATCGTCGCGCCGTTCATGGGCGAATCTTCGCGCAACAGCAAAGTCTGGCCGTGCCGCTGCGGCCAGTCGCTGTTCTTTCGCAACAGTCAGTGCCTGGCCTGCAACGCGGCGCTGGGTTATCAGCCGGAGCACAGTCGACTGACCTCGCTGCAGCCGGGGCCGCAAGAGGGCACCTGGACGCTGGATGTCGATCCCGAGGCCGGGTTGTTCCGGCGTTGCGCCAACCTCGACGCCCCGGCGGCCTGCAACTGGCTGCTGCCCGCCAATGATCACGACACCCTGTGCGCCGCCTGCGATCTGAATCGCACCATTCCCGATCTGTCCGTCCCGGAAAACCCCGAACGCTGGCGCAAGGTGGAAATCGCCAAGCGGCGACTGGTGGCGCAACTGATCAGCCTCGGCCTGCCGGTCGTCCCGAAAACCGTCGACGAAGCCACCGGCCTGGCCTTCGATTTCATCGGCGTCGATCTGCAAGGCAACGCGCCGATGACCGGCCACGCCAACGGCCTGATCACCCTGGATATCGAAGAAGCCGACGACGCCCACCGCGAGCAGGTGCGGGCGCAGATGCACGAACCCTATCGCACACTGCTCGGGCATTTTCGCCATGAGGTCGGGCATTACTACTGGGATCGCCTGATCGACAACGGCCCGTGGCTCGGTTCATTCCGCAACCTGTTCGGCGACGAATGCGCCAATTATGCCGAGGCGCTGGAGCGGCATTATCAACAGGGCGCGCCGGCGGACTGGTCGCAGCACTACGTCAGCGCCTACGCCACCATGCACCCGTGGGAAGACTGGGCGGAAACCTGGGCCCATTACCTGCACATGATGGACGCGGTGGACACCGCGCTGGGTTTCGGCATGAGCGCCCGGGAGATGGACCTGGATTACCAGCCATTTCCGTCGAGCACGCTGTACGATCCCGAGCATCCTGGCGGCGCGGCGTTCCTGTCGTTCGTCAACGCGTGGATTGAACTGGCTGGCATGCTCAACGAACTGTCGCGCAGCATGGGCCAGCCGGATTTTTATCCTTTCGTGTTGCCGCCGGCGGCGATCGCCAAGCTGCACTTCATTCATCTGGTGATCCAGCAAGAGGGCGGCCGCGCGGACGAGGTGCTTCAGGCGCAATAG
- a CDS encoding GntR family transcriptional regulator, with protein MTFKAPDSLAEQIAHHLAERIIRGEMKPGERIQEQKVTLALNVSRGSVREALLILERRHLIAILPRRGAHVTELTAHKVQSLCTLMSELYILLGNAVANGWQTQADMAPFVQIQQRLTASYERQDIRTFVDDSFNVMRAAYPFANNPYLQETVENLQPAMSRAYFLALEQRKAEMSEFLELFERLLAAVLARDLPQIRIVLTAYAQRSCDLVVSALTVA; from the coding sequence ATGACGTTCAAGGCGCCGGACAGCCTCGCCGAGCAAATCGCTCACCACCTCGCCGAACGGATCATTCGCGGCGAAATGAAGCCGGGAGAGCGCATCCAGGAACAGAAGGTCACGCTGGCACTTAACGTCAGCCGCGGCTCGGTCCGCGAAGCCTTGCTGATCCTCGAGCGCCGTCACCTGATCGCGATCCTGCCGCGCCGCGGCGCCCACGTCACCGAGCTGACGGCGCACAAGGTGCAGAGCCTGTGCACGTTGATGAGCGAGTTGTACATCCTGCTCGGTAATGCAGTGGCCAATGGCTGGCAAACCCAGGCCGACATGGCGCCGTTCGTGCAGATCCAACAGCGCCTGACCGCCAGCTACGAGCGTCAGGACATCCGCACCTTCGTCGACGACAGTTTCAACGTGATGCGCGCCGCGTATCCGTTCGCCAACAACCCGTACCTGCAGGAAACCGTCGAGAACCTGCAACCGGCGATGAGCCGTGCGTACTTCCTCGCACTGGAGCAGCGCAAGGCCGAGATGAGCGAGTTCCTCGAACTGTTCGAACGCTTGCTCGCCGCCGTCCTCGCCCGTGACTTGCCGCAGATCCGCATCGTGCTGACGGCATACGCCCAGCGCAGCTGCGATCTGGTGGTGTCCGCCCTGACGGTTGCCTGA
- the ligA gene encoding NAD-dependent DNA ligase LigA has product MTAAKDRILELRAELDQHNYRYHVLDEPSIPDAEYDRLFHELKALEAANPELITSDSPTQRVGSVALTAFTQVRHEVPMLSLGNAFEETDMREFDRRVTEGLDLPAGDLFGGGAAVEYSCEPKLDGLAVSLLYQDGVLVRGATRGDGTTGEDISVNVRTVRNIPLKLHGTGWPATLEVRGEVFMSKAGFERLNASQLEVGGKTFANPRNAAAGSLRQLDSKITANRPLEFCCYGIGQVSHDISDTHIGNLKQLQAWGMPISHELKLAKGIGECLDYYRDIGERRNSLAYEIDGVVFKVNSIADQRELGFRAREPRWAIAHKFPAMEELTELLDVEFQVGRTGAVTPVARLKPVKVAGVTVANATLHNMDEVARLGLMIGDTVIIRRAGDVIPQVVQVVIDRRPEDARPVQIPESCPVCGSHVERTQLVKRSKGKETISEGAVYRCVGRLACGAQLKQAIIHFVSRRAMDIEGLGDKSVEQLVDEGLVSSPADLYALKFEDIVDLEGFAEVSSNKLLAAIEDSKKPGLARFIYALGIPDVGEETAKVLARSLGSLERVQQALPQVLTYLPDIGLEVAHEIHSFFEDAHNQQVITELLGHGLQIQDQGELGAEFAASTTLGGFLDKLHIPSVGPGGAQKLADKFETLEGVMNADWLDMRQALPEKQANSVREFFELPEHRQLAESAEKQLRDFGMHWQSEKKVVEGLPLAGETWVLTGKVELMSRDVAKEHLESLGAKVAGSVSAKTHCVVAGPGAGSKLTKANELGVKVMDEEAFIAFLKGHGISA; this is encoded by the coding sequence ATGACTGCCGCCAAAGACCGCATTCTAGAGCTGCGCGCTGAACTCGATCAGCACAACTACCGTTACCACGTTCTCGATGAACCGAGCATTCCGGATGCCGAGTACGACCGGTTGTTCCACGAGCTCAAGGCGCTGGAAGCGGCCAACCCGGAACTGATCACCAGCGACTCGCCGACCCAGCGCGTCGGCAGCGTGGCGCTGACCGCGTTCACCCAGGTGCGTCACGAAGTGCCGATGCTCAGCCTCGGCAACGCCTTCGAAGAAACCGACATGCGCGAGTTCGACCGCCGGGTGACCGAAGGTCTGGATCTGCCGGCCGGCGATCTGTTCGGTGGTGGCGCGGCGGTGGAATACAGCTGCGAACCGAAACTCGATGGCCTGGCGGTCAGCCTGCTGTATCAGGACGGCGTGCTGGTGCGCGGCGCCACTCGCGGCGACGGCACCACCGGCGAAGACATCAGCGTCAACGTGCGCACGGTGCGCAACATTCCGCTGAAATTGCACGGCACGGGCTGGCCGGCGACGCTGGAAGTGCGCGGCGAAGTGTTCATGTCCAAGGCCGGTTTCGAGCGTCTCAACGCCTCGCAACTGGAAGTCGGCGGCAAGACCTTCGCCAACCCGCGCAACGCTGCCGCCGGCAGCCTGCGTCAGCTGGATTCGAAGATCACCGCCAACCGCCCGCTGGAATTCTGCTGCTACGGCATCGGCCAGGTGTCCCATGACATCTCCGACACCCACATCGGCAATCTCAAGCAACTGCAAGCCTGGGGCATGCCGATCAGTCACGAATTGAAACTGGCCAAAGGCATTGGCGAATGCCTGGATTACTACCGCGATATCGGTGAGCGCCGTAACTCGCTGGCCTATGAAATCGACGGCGTGGTGTTCAAGGTCAACAGCATTGCCGATCAGCGCGAGCTGGGCTTCCGCGCCCGGGAGCCGCGCTGGGCCATCGCCCACAAATTCCCGGCCATGGAAGAACTCACCGAACTGCTCGATGTGGAATTCCAGGTTGGCCGCACTGGTGCCGTCACTCCCGTGGCGCGCTTGAAACCGGTAAAGGTCGCCGGCGTCACCGTAGCCAACGCCACGCTGCACAACATGGACGAGGTCGCACGGCTGGGTCTGATGATCGGCGACACGGTGATCATTCGCCGTGCCGGTGATGTGATCCCGCAAGTGGTGCAAGTGGTCATCGATCGCCGCCCGGAAGATGCGCGCCCGGTGCAGATTCCCGAGAGCTGCCCGGTCTGCGGCTCCCACGTCGAGCGCACGCAACTGGTCAAGCGCAGCAAGGGCAAGGAAACCATCAGCGAAGGCGCGGTGTATCGCTGCGTCGGTCGTCTCGCCTGCGGTGCACAACTGAAGCAGGCGATCATTCACTTCGTCTCCCGTCGGGCGATGGACATCGAAGGTCTTGGTGACAAGAGCGTCGAGCAACTGGTGGACGAAGGTCTGGTCAGTTCGCCGGCTGATCTTTACGCGCTGAAGTTCGAGGACATCGTCGACCTCGAAGGCTTTGCCGAAGTGTCGAGCAACAAATTGCTGGCCGCCATCGAGGACAGCAAGAAGCCGGGTCTGGCGCGCTTCATCTATGCGCTGGGCATCCCGGATGTCGGCGAGGAGACGGCCAAGGTGCTGGCGCGTTCGCTGGGGTCGCTGGAACGTGTCCAGCAAGCCTTGCCGCAAGTGCTGACGTACCTGCCGGATATCGGCCTGGAAGTGGCGCACGAGATCCACAGCTTTTTCGAAGATGCGCACAACCAGCAGGTGATCACCGAGCTGCTGGGCCACGGTTTGCAGATTCAGGATCAGGGCGAGCTGGGCGCCGAGTTTGCCGCCAGCACCACGCTGGGTGGTTTCCTCGACAAGCTGCACATTCCTTCGGTCGGGCCGGGCGGGGCGCAGAAACTGGCAGACAAGTTCGAAACGCTGGAAGGGGTAATGAACGCGGACTGGCTGGACATGCGCCAGGCATTGCCGGAGAAACAGGCGAACTCGGTGCGTGAGTTTTTCGAATTGCCCGAGCATCGGCAACTGGCGGAAAGTGCCGAGAAGCAACTGCGCGATTTCGGCATGCACTGGCAAAGCGAGAAGAAAGTCGTCGAAGGCCTGCCGCTGGCCGGGGAGACCTGGGTGTTGACCGGCAAGGTCGAGCTGATGAGTCGCGACGTCGCCAAGGAACACCTGGAAAGCCTCGGCGCCAAGGTCGCGGGCTCCGTGTCGGCCAAGACCCATTGTGTGGTGGCCGGGCCGGGTGCCGGGTCGAAGCTGACCAAGGCTAACGAACTGGGCGTGAAGGTCATGGATGAAGAAGCGTTCATCGCGTTCCTGAAAGGGCACGGTATCAGCGCCTGA
- the smc gene encoding chromosome segregation protein SMC, with protein sequence MRLKCIKLAGFKSFVDPTTVNFPSNMAAVVGPNGCGKSNIIDAVRWVMGESSAKNLRGESMTDVIFNGSTSRKPVSQASIELVFDNSDGTLLGEWAAYAEISIRRKVTRDSQTTYYLNGAKCRRRDITDIFLGTGLGPRSYSIIEQGMISKLIESKPEDLRNFIEEAAGISKYKERRRETENRIRRTHENLARLTDLREELERQLERLHRQAEAAKKYQEYKAEERQLKAQLSALRWQDLNDQVGQRESIIGNQEISFEALVAEQRNADAAIERLRDGHHDLSERFNLVQGRFYSVGGDIARVEQSIQHGQQRLRQLQDDLKEAERARLETESHLGHDRTLLLTLGEELDQLTPEQEITNAAAEEAAAALEDSETVMHGWQEQWDAFNLTAAEPRRQAEVQQSRIQQLETSMERLADRQKRLGEERALLSADPEDAAIMELSEQLAESEATLEDLQTSEEAQVEKLEQLRQELQQALTAQQQAQGDLQRLNGRLASLEALQQAALDPGTGTAEWLKEHNLAERPRLAEGLKVEAGWELAVETVLGADLQAVLVDDFDGFDLSGFTQGDLRLLSPGNDGVRVPGSLLDKVEAQIDLSPWLGQVKPVDSLEQALALRGQLAAGQSLISRDGYWVGRHFLRVRRASEAESGMLARGQEIESLHAEREEREATVEAMETRLQTLRAQQRQQENGREHLRRLLQDEARQQGELKAQLSAGKAKAEQLNLRRTRLDEELVELAEQRELEHENIGEARIQLQDALDAMALDTEQRELLLAQRDSLRERLDRVRQEARQHKDHAHQLAVRLGSLRAQHDSTRQALERLEMQAERLTEKREQLSLNLEEGEAPLEELRLKLEELLDKRMSVDDELKTAQIALEDADRELRDAEKRRTQAEQQSQLIRGQLEQQRMEWQALTVRRKALQDQLLEDGYDLHGVLNTLTAEASEKAAEEELERIAARIQRLGAINLAAIDEYTQQSERKRYLDAQDADLVEALETLENVIRKIDKETRNRFKDTFDQINGGLQALFPKVFGGGRAYLELTGEDLLDTGVTIMAQPPGKKNSTIHLLSGGEKALTALALVFAIFKLNPAPFCMLDEVDAPLDDANVGRYARLVKEMSQTVQFIYITHNKIAMEMADQLMGVTMHEPGCSRLVAVDVEEAMAMVDA encoded by the coding sequence TTGCGGCTCAAGTGCATCAAGCTGGCGGGGTTCAAGTCCTTCGTCGACCCGACCACGGTGAACTTCCCCAGCAACATGGCGGCAGTCGTCGGGCCTAACGGTTGCGGCAAGTCGAACATCATCGACGCCGTGCGCTGGGTGATGGGCGAGAGCTCGGCCAAGAACCTGCGCGGCGAGTCGATGACCGACGTCATCTTCAACGGCTCGACCAGCCGTAAACCGGTGAGCCAGGCGAGCATCGAACTGGTGTTCGACAACTCCGACGGCACGTTGCTGGGCGAGTGGGCGGCGTATGCGGAGATTTCGATCCGCCGCAAAGTGACCCGCGACAGCCAGACGACTTATTACCTCAACGGCGCCAAATGCCGTCGTCGCGACATCACCGACATCTTCCTCGGCACCGGCCTCGGCCCGCGCAGCTACTCGATCATCGAGCAGGGGATGATCTCCAAGCTGATCGAGTCCAAGCCCGAAGACCTGCGTAACTTCATCGAAGAAGCCGCCGGCATTTCCAAGTACAAGGAACGTCGGCGCGAGACTGAAAACCGCATCCGCCGCACCCACGAAAACCTTGCCCGTCTGACCGACCTGCGCGAAGAGCTCGAACGTCAGCTCGAACGCTTGCACCGTCAGGCCGAGGCCGCCAAGAAGTATCAGGAATACAAAGCCGAAGAACGCCAGCTCAAGGCGCAATTGTCGGCCCTGCGCTGGCAGGATCTGAACGATCAGGTAGGTCAGCGCGAGTCGATCATCGGCAATCAGGAAATCAGCTTCGAAGCGTTGGTCGCCGAGCAGCGCAACGCCGATGCCGCCATTGAACGCCTGCGCGACGGTCACCACGATCTGTCCGAGCGCTTCAATCTGGTGCAGGGGCGCTTCTATTCGGTCGGCGGCGACATCGCCCGGGTCGAGCAGAGCATCCAGCACGGCCAGCAGCGCTTGCGCCAATTGCAGGACGATCTGAAAGAAGCCGAGCGCGCGCGCCTGGAAACCGAATCGCACCTGGGCCACGACCGCACCTTGCTGCTGACTCTCGGCGAAGAACTTGATCAACTGACCCCCGAGCAGGAAATCACCAATGCCGCCGCCGAAGAAGCCGCCGCGGCGCTGGAAGATTCCGAAACGGTCATGCACGGCTGGCAGGAGCAGTGGGACGCCTTCAACCTGACTGCCGCCGAACCCCGTCGTCAGGCCGAAGTGCAGCAGTCGCGTATCCAGCAGCTGGAAACCAGCATGGAGCGTCTGGCCGATCGGCAAAAGCGCCTGGGCGAAGAGCGCGCACTGCTCTCGGCCGATCCCGAAGACGCGGCGATCATGGAGCTCAGCGAACAGCTCGCCGAGTCCGAAGCCACCCTTGAAGATTTGCAGACCAGCGAAGAAGCCCAGGTCGAAAAACTCGAGCAACTGCGCCAGGAATTGCAGCAGGCGCTGACCGCACAGCAACAGGCGCAGGGCGATCTGCAGCGGCTCAATGGCCGCCTCGCATCCCTCGAAGCCTTGCAGCAGGCCGCGCTCGATCCGGGCACCGGCACTGCTGAATGGCTGAAAGAACACAACCTCGCCGAACGCCCGCGACTGGCCGAAGGCCTTAAGGTCGAGGCCGGTTGGGAGCTGGCGGTGGAAACCGTGCTCGGCGCCGACCTGCAAGCGGTGCTGGTGGATGATTTCGACGGCTTCGATCTGTCCGGTTTCACCCAGGGCGATCTGCGTTTGCTCAGCCCGGGCAACGATGGCGTGCGCGTGCCGGGAAGTCTGCTGGACAAGGTCGAAGCACAGATTGATTTGTCGCCATGGTTGGGCCAGGTCAAACCGGTCGACAGCCTTGAACAGGCGCTGGCCCTGCGCGGCCAACTGGCTGCCGGGCAGAGTCTGATCAGTCGCGACGGTTATTGGGTCGGCCGGCATTTTCTGCGGGTACGCCGCGCCAGCGAGGCCGAAAGCGGCATGCTCGCGCGCGGTCAGGAAATCGAATCCCTGCATGCGGAACGCGAAGAGCGCGAAGCCACGGTCGAGGCCATGGAAACCCGTTTGCAGACGCTGCGTGCGCAACAGCGTCAGCAGGAAAACGGCCGTGAGCATTTGCGTCGTCTGTTGCAGGACGAAGCCCGTCAGCAAGGCGAATTGAAAGCTCAACTGTCCGCCGGAAAGGCCAAGGCCGAACAGTTGAACCTGCGTCGCACCCGTCTCGACGAAGAACTGGTCGAGCTCGCTGAACAGCGCGAGCTGGAACACGAAAACATCGGCGAAGCGCGGATCCAGTTGCAGGACGCCCTCGACGCCATGGCCCTCGACACCGAGCAGCGCGAATTGCTGCTGGCCCAGCGCGACAGCCTGCGTGAGCGGCTGGATCGCGTGCGTCAGGAAGCCCGCCAGCACAAGGATCACGCCCATCAATTGGCCGTGCGTCTTGGCTCGCTGCGTGCGCAGCATGATTCGACCCGTCAGGCCCTTGAACGTCTGGAAATGCAGGCCGAGCGCCTCACCGAAAAGCGTGAACAGCTCAGCCTGAATCTGGAGGAGGGCGAAGCACCGCTGGAAGAGCTGCGCCTCAAACTCGAAGAGTTGCTCGACAAGCGCATGAGCGTCGACGACGAACTCAAGACCGCCCAGATCGCTCTGGAAGACGCCGACCGCGAACTGCGCGACGCGGAAAAACGCCGGACCCAGGCCGAGCAGCAATCGCAATTGATCCGTGGCCAGCTCGAACAGCAACGCATGGAATGGCAAGCCCTGACCGTGCGCCGCAAGGCCCTGCAGGATCAACTGCTGGAAGACGGCTACGATCTGCACGGCGTGCTCAACACCCTGACCGCCGAGGCCAGCGAGAAGGCGGCCGAAGAAGAGCTTGAACGCATCGCCGCGCGCATTCAGCGCCTGGGCGCGATCAACCTCGCGGCGATCGACGAATACACGCAACAATCCGAGCGTAAACGTTATCTGGATGCGCAGGACGCCGATCTGGTGGAAGCGCTGGAGACGCTGGAAAACGTCATCCGCAAGATCGACAAGGAAACCCGTAACCGTTTCAAAGATACCTTTGATCAGATCAATGGCGGTTTACAGGCGCTTTTCCCGAAAGTTTTCGGTGGCGGGCGGGCGTATTTGGAACTGACGGGCGAAGATCTACTCGATACAGGGGTGACGATCATGGCGCAGCCGCCCGGGAAGAAGAACAGCACCATCCATTTGCTCTCCGGCGGCGAGAAAGCGCTGACCGCACTGGCACTGGTTTTTGCGATCTTCAAGTTGAATCCGGCGCCGTTCTGCATGCTCGATGAAGTTGACGCACCACTGGATGACGCTAACGTTGGACGCTACGCACGATTGGTCAAAGAGATGTCGCAGACCGTGCAGTTCATCTACATCACCCACAACAAGATCGCCATGGAAATGGCTGACCAGTTGATGGGTGTAACGATGCACGAGCCGGGTTGTTCGCGATTGGTAGCCGTGGATGTCGAGGAGGCGATGGCGATGGTGGATGCCTGA
- the zipA gene encoding cell division protein ZipA, which yields MEIGLREWLIVIGIIVIAGILFDGWRRMRGGKGKLKFRLDRSLSNLPDEDTSAELLGPARVLDTHKEPQLDEHDLPSVSMPAREAREPRESGSKRGKRGSNGPAQGDLNLDLDLDGGPSFSSRDEDFVEPVAKSSPAVADKDQPQAEEVLVISVICRDPAGFKGPALLQNILESGLRFGEMDIFHRHESMAGNGEVLFSMANAVKPGIFDLDDIDHFSTPAVSFFLGLPGPRHPKQAFDVMVAAARKLSQELNGELKDDQRSVLTAQTIEHYRQRIVEFERRALTQKR from the coding sequence ATGGAAATCGGTCTGCGCGAGTGGCTGATCGTCATCGGCATCATTGTGATAGCCGGTATTCTTTTCGATGGCTGGCGCCGTATGCGCGGCGGCAAGGGAAAACTGAAATTCCGTCTTGACCGAAGTCTGTCCAACCTGCCGGACGAGGACACCAGCGCCGAGCTGTTGGGCCCGGCCCGCGTGCTGGATACCCATAAAGAGCCGCAACTGGACGAACACGATCTGCCATCGGTGAGCATGCCGGCCCGCGAAGCACGCGAGCCTCGCGAGTCCGGTTCCAAGCGTGGCAAGCGTGGCAGCAACGGTCCGGCCCAGGGCGACCTGAACCTCGATCTGGACCTGGACGGCGGTCCGAGCTTCAGCAGCCGCGACGAAGATTTCGTCGAGCCTGTTGCCAAGTCGTCGCCGGCAGTTGCCGATAAGGATCAGCCGCAAGCCGAAGAAGTGCTGGTGATCAGCGTGATCTGCCGCGATCCGGCCGGCTTCAAGGGCCCGGCACTGCTGCAGAACATTCTGGAAAGCGGTCTGCGTTTCGGCGAGATGGATATCTTCCACCGTCACGAAAGCATGGCCGGCAACGGTGAAGTGCTGTTCTCCATGGCCAACGCGGTCAAACCGGGCATCTTCGATCTGGACGACATCGACCATTTCAGCACCCCGGCGGTGAGCTTCTTCCTCGGCCTGCCAGGCCCGCGTCATCCGAAACAGGCCTTCGACGTGATGGTCGCGGCAGCCCGCAAGCTGTCCCAGGAACTGAACGGCGAATTGAAAGATGACCAGCGCAGCGTCCTGACCGCGCAGACCATCGAGCACTACCGTCAGCGCATCGTCGAATTCGAACGCCGCGCCCTGACCCAGAAGCGTTGA